Within Raineyella sp. W15-4, the genomic segment TGCCGCCGCCCTGCCAGGCGGGGGTCTCGTCCCACACCTGCTCGGAGAGATAGAGCACGCCGATGCCGGTCGGCCCGTAGACCTTGTGGCCGGAGAACACGAAGAAGTCCGCTCCCAGCGTGCGGACGTCCACCGGCAGGTGCGGCGCCGACTGGGCGCCGTCGACCAGCACCCGCGCCCCGGCGCGATGCGCCAGGTCGACGAGCTGCTCGACCGGGGTGACCGTCCCCAGTGCGTTGGAGACGGCCGTCACCGCGACGAGTTTGGTGCGCGGTCCGAGCAGATCGGCGAACCGGTCCAGCAGCAGGTCGCCGTGGTCGTCGACCGGGGCGACCCGGATCCGCGCACCGGTGCGGCGGGCGATGATCTGCCACGGCACGATGTTGGCGTGGTGCTCCAGGTGGGTGATGAGGATCTCGTCGCCCTCCCGGAGGTTGTGGGCGCCCCACGACTCGGCGACGAGGTTGATCGCCTCGGTCGTCCCGCGGACGAACACGATCTCCTCGTCGCGGGCGGCGCCGACAAACCGTCGTACGGTCTCCCGCGCCTCCTCGTACGCATCGGTGGCCCGGGCCGCGAGGGTGTGCGCGGCCCGGTGGATGTTGGAGTTCTCGTGCTCGTAGAAGTGCACCAGCCGGTCGATCACCACCCGCGGCTTCTGCGTGGTGGCGGCGTTGTCCAACCAGATCAGCGGACGGCCGTTGACCTCCTCGGCGAGGATCGGGAACTCCCGGCGCAGCGAGGTGACGTCGAAGATCTCCTCACCGGCCGCCCGGTCCGGCAGCGCGGGGACCGGCTGGCCGAACGGATCGGCCGGCCCCGAGGCCGGGACCGGACCCGCCGGCTCCGGCGCGACGGCCGGGTCGGCCGGCCGCGGCCGGGTCAGGAAGCCGTACACCGGGGCATCCCCCGCCGGCTCCGGGTCGATCGTGCCGGTGTAGGGCCGGTCACTCCAGCCGATGCCGGACACCGGGAGCACACCGGGGTCGAGCAGCCGGTCGACGTCACCCAGGCCGCCCGGGGCGATCGGCCCGGGCTCCAGGGGCTCGGGCTCCAGGGGCTCGGGCGCGACGGACACGAACTCCACCGGCGCCGGCCGGAGGAACTCCCCGCGAGGGGCCGGGGGGACCAGCTGCGGCGGTGAGTCGGGGCCCGGCAGGGCGCCGCTGCCGACGAGCGGCGGTACCCCGGTCGGCACGACGCCGGTCGGGGATGCCCCGGTCGGTGCCACCCCCCAGCTCTCGGCGAGGAACTTCGTGGCCAGGCCCTGGATCACCTCCGGCGAGATCGGCGGAGCGGTGTCGACGGGTCCGACGGCCGCGATCGGATCACTCGTACTCATGGAAGACATCCACCGCGACGTTGTCGAGGACGCCGAGCGCGTCGTCGGTCAGCACCGCCAGCGAGGTGTAGAGGGAGATCAGGTAGGAGGCGATGGCCTGCCGGTTGATCCCGGTGAAGCGGACCGACAGGCCGGGGCTCTGCTCGCCGACCAGGCCGGGCTGGAACAGGCCGATCACCCCCTGCTGCTCCTCGCCGGTGCGGACCAGGATGAACGAGGTCTTCCCGTCCTCCAGCGGCACCTTGTCGGAGGGGATGATCGGGATCCCGCGCCAGGTGATGAACTGCGAGCCGTACAGGCTGACGGTGACCGGCGGCACACCGCGGAACGTCGCCTCACGACCGAACGCGGCCACCGCCGCCGGGTGGGTGAGGAAGAAGCTGGGGGACTTCCACACCTTCGTGATCAGGCTGTCCAGGTCGTCGGGGGTGGGGGCGCCGGTCCGGGTCGAGATCCGCTGGTCGGGCGTGACCTGGGAGAGCAGGCCGTACTCGGGGTTGTTGATCAGCTCCGACTCCTGGCGCTCCTTGATCGTCTCGATCGTCAGCCGCAGCTGCTGGGCCACCTGGTCGTGCGGGCTGGAGTACAGGTCGGAGACGCGGGTCTGGACGTCGACGATGGTCGAGATCGGCCGCAGGGTGACCTCGCGCGGGTGGGTCTCGTAGTCCACGAACGTGTTCGGCAGCTGGTGGTCGTCGATCTGGCCGACGTCGACGGTGACCCGCTCCGGGTTCACCACTCGGTTGAGTCGGTAGATGCCCGCCTCGACCGGGGCCCAGGACAGCAGATGCAGCAGCCAGCGAGGGGTGATCGTGGAGAGCTGCGGGACCGACTTGGTCGCGTTGGCGAGTTGCCGGGCAGCGAGGTCTCCGAGTGCCTGGGACTCGGTGCGGGGTTCGGACATGTCTCCTCCGTGTTCTCTGGGTAAGGGTTTTCCTGGTGACTTGATAGGAATTCTGGGTCGGCCGGGGCGGCCGCGGGGACGGCCGGCGCGGTCAGGCGGTGCGGGCGGCCGCCCCGGTCCGTGGTCCGCCGCTCGGGGCCGGGAGACGCACCGCACCGAGGGTCTCGAGTCGGAACGTCCAGGAGTCCCGGCGGACCGCGCGGGCGCCGTGCAGCAGGGGAGTGAACTCCTCCGGCCCGCCGTGGGTCCGGGAGCCGATCAGGACCCGGGGGGCGCAGCCGTGGGACGCCGTGGCGTGCACGACCAGTCGGCCCTCCGGGGACGGGTGCTCGGTGAATCGTACGAAGAAGAGCTCGGAGGCCCGGATGCCCTCGGTGAGCGGGCGGCCCCAGACGTCGAGCACCGTCGCGGTCGGGTCGTCGGGCAGCTCGAAGGTGACCCGATGGGACGGTCCCGGCCCGACCAGGACAAACGGGCCGACTGCCCCGGGCACCGGCGGCGGGACGGCCGCGGCCCCGGCGGGCACCAGCCGGGTCCGGGCCGCGGGGAGGTCGGCACCGTCGGCCGGGACGGCCACCCGGTCGAGCAGGTAGCGGTAGAGCTGGACGACGCCCTCGGGATTCACGTACGTCGGGGTGCCGGTCAGGGTGAAGCGGAGGCTCTCCAGCCCGACCGGGACCGGGGCGGTGGCGGGGGTCGACACCACCAGTCGGTAGTGCGGGAACCCCTGGCCGATCCCGTCGGCCAGCGTCGCCCCCACCCCCAGCACGGTGTCGACATCGGTGCGTCGTCCCGCCGCGGGGGTCCGGGTCGCGGCCGGCGTCACGGTCCGTTCGCTGCCGGCCACCGGCTGCCAGCGCAGGCCGTCGTGGGAGCGTTCGAGGCGCAGGGTCAGCGGGGCGCGGCCCGAGGTCCCGACCAGGCCGACGTGGTAGCTGCCCACCTGGGGGCGCCCGTCGAAGGTGATCTCCACCGACAGCGGCCGCTCGGCGCTGACGCTGCCGGCCCAGGACGGTGCGGTCGGGTCGAGCGGCGTCCGGAGCCCGTCCACCGGTCCGGCTGCCAGTCGCAGCGGGACGCTCCGGGGCCGTACGTCGAGGTCCGCCCCGTTGGTGATGTGCCACAGCGCCGCCTGGGTGGCCGCGATCGCTTCGTGCTCGCGCAGATCAGCCCGGCCGAGCGGGTATCCCGCGGCCCGGACCCGGCGGCTCAGCTCCCCTAGCGGCACCACGGGATAGGAGTCTGCCACGATCCGGCCCAGCTCGGGCGCCGTTCGGCGGACCGCGGTGTCGGCCCGCCGGGACGGGGCGTAGCGCGAGACCGGCGTGGGTGCGAGGCCGTCCAGGTCGAGGGAATAGGCGTCGATGGTCGGGTTGAGCCGGACCAGGTCGGTGCGGACCCGTCGGCCGTCGGCCAGCCGGATCTCCTGGATCGTGGGGGAGCACAGGCCGCCGAGGTAGCGACTCAGCCGTTCGGGCAGGTCCTCGGCGTCTGCCCGGACCTCGTGGTGGACCGGGTCGAGTGGGCCGGACCAGGTCGGGACCGGAGCAGAGGGGCGGTGATCGGTCGTGAGCAGAGCAGTGGTCGTGAGCAGAGCAGGGGCGGACAAGTCCGGTGGTCCTTCCGGGAAGCGTCAGGAGCTGCCCCGGGATCGGGGTGCTCGAGCGGTGCGTGGGCGTGTGTCAACACGCCCACGGCATTCGCTTCCGCGGACAGGACATCGCCATCGGGCTGGGGCGCCGGCTCACCATCACGGGTGGCTACCGGACGGTCGCCCCGGTCGGGGCACCGACCGGCGGTTCGGGGGAGGGCTCGAGGAGGGCCAGGACGTCCGCGCGTCGCGGCTGGCCGACGATCCGGTGGGCGACCGCGCCGTCGGGGTCGAGGACCAGCACGGTCGGGGTCCGCAGGACACCGAACCGGTCGGCGAGGTCGAGCCGGCTCTCGGCATCCAGGTCGACGTACGCCACGTCCGGACGCTCCGCGGTGACCGACTCCAGCAGCGTCCGGGTCCGCCGGCACGGTGTGCACACCGAGGAGGAGAACTGGACGAAGGTCCGCGCCGTGCCGAGGTCCGCGCCGAGGTCGTCGCGGGTGAGGTGCGGGGCCCGGGAGCCGTCCGTGGCGCGGGAGCGGCCGTCGGTGGCCCGGCGGTGGAGGCCGAAGGCAGTGGCCGCCGCCAGGGCGACGAGAAGGATGACGATGCCGGTCACAAGGAGAATCCTGTCGGGGAGGGACTGCGGAGGATCAGGCGGACGGGTGGGGCGTACGGGCGCGCAGCCGCTGGATCAGCAGGTACGCCTCGCAGCCGAGGCAGAAGTCGAACGCCGCGTTGAGGAAGGCGGCGATGAGGGCGAACGCGGCGGCGATCCAGAACAACAGCGTGACGCCGGCCAGTCCACCGATCAGGGCCAGCACGGCGAAGACCAGGCCGACGACCTGGGCGAAGCGCGGCGGCGCCTCGTCCTCCAGCTCGGTGGGCGGTGCCAGCCGCGGACGGACCCAGGTCTTGTAGATCCAGCCCCATGGTTGCCGGGAGAGGCCGAAGACGGCCCCGCCGATGAAGGCGAGCGTCTGGATCGCCAGCGGGATCAGCCCCCAGGTCGGGCCGAGCACCAGGGTGAGGGCGAGCAGGACCGAGGTGATGATGGCGCCGAAGCGCGGGCCGCGCGGGTCGATCCGGGCGGGGGTGCGCGGCTGGGCGGCGGTGGTGGCCATATCTGGATGCCTCCGGGAGGTGGAGTGGTAACTGTCGATAAGCTTATACATACATTCAGTCGAGTCAATACCTAGCCGGTGGGTTCGGTTCGACCTGTGGCACGTACCCGCGTCGTCAGCGGGCCGTGGACGGGTCACTCGTCACCCGATTGGTACCTTCGGGACCGTCTTACCGACCGGTTCCGGGGTCATGGACGAGGCAGAATGAGCCGGCAGTGGACACGGTCGGTGCGAAGGCGCGCCGGAGAGGAAGGACTCAACCGATGAAGTCAGCCCGTCTCGGGGTGGTCGGCGCGCTCGCCGCCGCCGCGATGTTCCTCGCCGCCTGTGGCAACTCCGCCGGCTCGGGTGCCGGCGCCCAGTCGTCGGCCAGCAGGACGTACAGGATCGGCATCACCCAGATCGTCTCGCACCCCTCGCTCGACGCCTCGCGCGAGGGCTTCAAGAAGGCCCTCGCCGACGCCGGTCTGAAGGTCGACTACGACGAGCAGAACGCCCAGGGCGACCAGGCGACCGCGACCTCGATCGCCACCAAGTTCGCTGCCGACAAGGAGGACCTGGTCCTCGCCATCGCCACCCCGACCTCCCAGGCCGCGGCCCAGGCGATCACCGACACCCCGATCCTCTTCACCGCGGTCACCGACCCGGTCTCCGCGCAGCTGGTGAAGTCCCTCGACGCGCCCGGCGGCAACGTCACCGGCACCACCGACCTCAATCCGGTCGCCAAGCAGATCGGTCTGGTCAAGCAGCTCAAGCCGCAGGCGAAGACCGTGGGCATCATCTACAGCTCCGGCGAGGTCAACTCCACGGTCCAGGTGAAGCTGGCCCGAGAGGCCGCCGCCAAGGAGGGCCTCACCGTCAAGGAGGCCGCGGTCTCCAACTCCTCCGAGGTGCAGCAGGGCGCCCAGTCGCTCGCCGGGGTGGACGCCATCTACGTCCCGACCGACAATGTCGTGGTCTCGGCGCTGGAATCGGTGATCCAGGTCGGTGAGAGCCAGAAGATCCCGGTGATCGCCGGTGAGGGTGACTCCGTCCAGCGCGGCACCGTCGCGACGTACGGCATCGACTACTCCAAGCTCGGCTACCAGACCGGCCAGATGGCGGTGAAGATCCTCACCGCGGGCGCCAAGCCGGCCACCATGCCGGTGGAGTCGCAGTCCGACGTCCAGCTCATCATCAACAAGACCGCCGCCGGGCGGATGGGGGTCACCATCCCCGACGACCTGGCCGCGCAGGCCGCACAGACCTACTGACACCGTTCCCTACTGACAGCGTTCCCGGACGAGAAGGAGGAGGGCGGATGATCGTCGCCCTGGACCTGGGGTTGATCTTCGCCGTGATGGCGTTGGGGGTCTATATCTCCTTCCGGATCCTCGACTTCGCCGACCTGACCGTCGACGGGTCGTTCACCAGCGGCGCGGCGACCACCGCCGCGCTGATCGTCGCCGGGGTGGACCCCTGGCTGGCCACCGCGGCAGCCTTCGTCGTCGGCCTGGTCGCCGGGGGAATCACCGGAGTGCTGCACGCCAAGGGCGGGATCAACCCGCTGCTGGCCGGCATCCTGACCCAGATCGCGCTGTACTCGATCAACCTGCGGATCATGGGCCGGGCGAACGTCCCGCTGCTGCGCGCGGACACGATCATCACCCCGCTGCGGGAGGCCAAGGTGCTCGGCACCCCGGTCTCGGTGGCGATCTTCCTGGGCGTCGCGGTGCTGCTGACCGCCCTGCTGGTCTGGCTGCTGTCGACGGACTTCGGTCTCGCCATGCAGGCCACCGGCGACAACCAGGCGATGATCCGTTCCCTGGGGGTGAACACCGACGGGATGAAGATCATCGGACTGTCGCTGTCCAACGGGTTGGTCGCCCTCTGCGGCGCGCTGATCGCCCAGTACCAGGGCTTCGCCGACATCGGCATGGGCATCGGCCTGATCGTCGCCGGGCTGGCGTCGGTGATCATCGGCCAGGCGATCTTCGGGCAGCGTACGGTCCTCGTCGCCGCCGCGGCGGTGGTCGTCGGCTCGGTCGTCTACCGGCTGGTCATCCAGCTCGCCCTGATGATCGGCTTCAATCCCAACGACATGAAGCTGATCTCCGCGGTCCTCGTCGTGATCGCACTGCTGCTGCCGCGCTGGGACGTGGTCCGGCGGATCGGGGCCCGACGACAGGAGCGGCTGCAGCGGCTGACCGAGCCGTACGGACCGGGCGCCACGACGCCGGGCGATGCCGGACAGGAGCGCGCGCGATGACCACCCCGCAGCCCAAGCTCGAGCTGACGAACGTCACCAAGGTCTTCTACCCGCACACCGTGAACGAGCGGGTGGCCCTGAAAGCGGTGTCGCTCACCCTGCGCGAGGGCGACTTCGTCACCATCATCGGCTCCAACGGGGCCGGCAAGTCGACCCTGCTCAACGTCATCGCCGGGGTGCACCGCCCGGAGGCGGGCAGCATCCGGATCGACGGCCGCGAGGTCTCCCGGTTCGCCGACTTCCAGCGCGCCCGCTACATCAGCCGGGTCTTCCAGGACCCGATGGCCGGCACCTCGCCGCACATGACCATCGAGCAGAACCTGGCGATGGCGCTGGCCCGGGGCCGGCGTCGTGGGCTCGGCCGCGGCGTCTCGGCCGGGAAACGGGAGCGGTTCCGGGCCGAACTCGCCACCCTCGAGCTCGGCCTGGAGGACCGGCTCGGTGTCCGGGTCGGAATGCTCTCCGGTGGCCAGCGGCAGGCGTTGTCGCTGCTGATGGCCACCTTCAGCGAGCCCGAGATCCTGCTCCTGGACGAGCACACCGCCGCCCTCGACCCGCAGCGCGCCGCGTTGGTCACCCGGCTCACCGGGGAGGCGGTCAAGCGGCACGGGCTGACCGCGCTGATGGTCACCCACAACATGGAGCAGGCGCTGCAGCTCGGCAACCGGCTGATCATGATGCACGAGGGCGAGGTGATCTTCGAGATCGACGCCGGGGAGAAGGCCAAGGCCACCGTGCCGGACCTGCTCAACGAGTTCGGCAAGGTACGCGGGGCCGCCGAGGCGCTCAGCGACCGTACGCTGCTCGGCTGACCAACCCCCTGACACGCGGACCGGAGGGCCGGCACCGAGGAAATCCTGCGAACGGCCGGACAGCCGGCCAACGGTGGCGTATTCTACTCGGCCATCGTCGGACCGTGGCCGCGGGGGCCCCTACCGGCGTCTCCCGGCGCGGCAAGAATGGCCACATGGTGACTTCTGACGTGCATGCCGCGATCAACGTGCGCCTGGCCCTGCTCGGCCTCCCGGTGGCCGAGGGCAGTGCCGGGGGTGCGGAGGCCCGCCTCGTCGCGCCCTTGTTGGCCCGGCAGCGGGAGCTCGGCCGCCGACTCACCGATCGGCTCTGTCCGGTCGATGCCCGGATCCAGTCCTTCCTCGACGACTACCTGGCCGGCGCCCCGGTCCGGCCGCGGCTGCCGGTGAACACCCTGGTCCTCGACCAGGCCGGTCTGGCCCGCGGCCTGTCGCTGCCCCAGGACGGTGACTCCTTCACCTCCCCCTACGTGCACAGTTATCGGCTGGCGAACGGGGTGCTGCACAACCCGGTCAACGACCGGCGCACCACTGCCGGCGTCTTCCACATCGCCCAGGGCGGCCTGCCGATCCCCGACGACAAGATCAGCGTCCGCAGCGACGTCTTCGCCCACCTCCTCGAACTGGCCCTCCAGCCGCCGGCGGAGGCGCTGGAGCTGCCCTGGACGGCCGGCTCCGACCAGCCGGCCCGGACCTTCGCCTCGCTGCTGCTGCGGCCGCTGGTGGTCCCGGCGGTACCCGGGGTCGCCCCGGCCCGCACCATGGAGGTCCGGTTCATCGTCCCCGGCGGGCTGGTCAGCAACCTCGACTTCGTCGAGGGCATCTTCGGCAACGCCGGCGACCCACAGCTGCCGGAGAACGACGCCGCCCTCGACCCGGAGCACTGGACCGGCAGCACCGGGTGCGTCATCCTCGCTCCGCACCTGATCGAGGTGACCAAGCGCGCTCTCGGTCTGCCGCACTGGGACCAGGCCACCGAGCGCGAGCGCCGCGACGGGCAGTGCTGGCGGACCGACGACGAGCGCTACAACGGCGGCAAGGCGTTCAAGATCTGTGCCCGGACCGCCACCGGCGTCATCGTCACGGTGATCGCGGACAACTACTTCGGCTACTGCAAGAAGGAGGTGAAGACCCAGATCGGCTACTCCGCCAACCTGATCGGCGGCGCGGAGGAGGAGCACTCCGGTGGCGCGCTGGTCTTCCCCAGCTACCTCGAGGGCCAGGAGTACTACGACAAGCGCGCCGGTGACGACTGGCGGCTCGACGACGTGCTGGCCCGCGAGCAGGGCCGCTTCGTGCGGCAGCCGGAGGGCCACGCCGTGGATCCGGCCGACCCCTCCGTCGTGCTCGTCCCCGGCCAGGCCTTCTTCAGCATCCGGGACCGGTCGGTCTCCTGGGACGACGGTCACGGTGGCCGGTCCGCCGTCCCGTTGCGTGCCGATCGGACCTACATCGGCCCGCACGGCTTCCGGGTCCGGATGGCCCAGTCCGAGAGCGACCCGACGCAGTGGAACCTGATCGGGACCTCCGCCGAGCCGACCGCCTGCCACAAGCCGAGCACCGTGTCCGGTGGCGGGAAGTCGGAGATCTCCAAGGCACTCACCGACGCCATCGTGCACGGCAACGCGTACGTCAAGGACTTCGACGCCGACATCGAGACCGTCGCCTCGATCCTGGCCCGCGACTTCACCAACCGGTTCGCCGATCCGGCCCGGAACAACGTCGACCACCGTGAGGTGCTCAGCGAGCGCCGCAGCGTCGGCAGCGTGATCAAGCTGCTCACCCCCTCCGACGACTACACCTGGGAGTACAACGAGTGGCTGCGGTCGATCCCGCAGCACATCAAGGAGCTGGTCTTCGTGGTGAAGCGCTCCTACCGGCCGGAGTGGGGCGCCGACTGGCGCCGGCACTTCACCGTCGGGATCATGAACGGCCGCTCCGGCAACGCGCTGCGGCTGCACGGTGACAAGGTGGTCGTCAACATGCTCCGGGTCGGCTTCGACGAGGACGGGGCCTGGCGGCTGTTCAGCCTGCGACCGGACTTCGCTCCGGCGGTCAAGGTGCAGACCGAGGACGACATCACCGCCAGCACGGTGCTGCCCGCCGCGGTCCTGGGCGAGCCCGGCGAGCTGTCCCGGAAGGTCGTCGGCAACTGCGAGCGGCTGCTCTTCCAGCGCCCCGACGACGCCATCCACCGCGGCTACGACAAGCAGGCCGAGCGCGACATCGCTCGCCCGGACACCTTCCTGTCCAACTTCCAGCCGCTGGACCACCGCGACGCCCGGGAACTGCGTGACGACGCGGTGGGCTACAGCAGCTTCAGCGCTCCGGTGCAGGCGCTGATCGGCCGGGTCGCCGACCTGGCCGACGACGAGGGCCCGGCCTGGTGGGTCTGCTCCGCCCAACCGCGGCTGGTCGACGGCAAGCCGTCGAAGAACCCGCGCTACCTGCAGGTGCGCCCCGACATCGCCGATCCGGGGGCGACCGCGACGGCCGACCTCGCCGTCCACCTGCAGCGCCGGATCCCCACCTCCCGGCCCATCCCGGTGCCGGTCGATCTGGTCGCCGCCGGGCGTCGCAACAACCCGCCCGAGCCCGGCGTCCCGCCGTTGTGCGCGTTCAACCCGCTGCACTACCTCGAACTGCCCGAACTGTTCATGGAGTTCATCAGCTCGATGACCGGCAAGTCACCGTCCACCACCGGCGCGGGCTCGGAAGGGGCGCTCACCAAGGGCCCGTTCAACGCGCTGCCCGCGGTGTACGACCTCAACGCGGCGCTGCTCTCGTACATCCTGACCGGCTACGACGGCTGGTTGTCCTGCGCCGGCTACGTCGGGCCGCGGGTCCGGGTCGACCACGACATCAGTCTGCTGGTGCCCGAGGTGTTCTCCCGGATGAGCCCGGCCGAGCGGGACGCGTCGACGCTGATCGCGAACGGGTTCCTGGAGAAGGTCGACGATCTGGAGGTCGAGGGACGTACGGTCCGGGCCGGCCGGCTCGGCCACCGGATGACGAAGCGTTTCGCCACCGCCTACTTCGGGCGCATCTTCATGCATCCCGATGTGGTGTTCACCGACGAGATGCTGCGCCCCGAGCGGCAGGATCCGGCCGTCTTCGCGGAGAGCGTGGACACCATCGTGCGCACCCACCAGCGGGTTGCCGAGGCCTACTTCGCCGACGGGACCGCCGAGCTGGCCTGCCCGCCGCTGCGGGCGGTGCTGGAGATCATGGCCTACGGCGCCACCGCCGACGGCCGTACCCTTGACGACCCGGCGGTCCGGGAGCTGTTCGCCCGGGAGAACGTGCTCAGCAGCGACTGGTACGCCGCCCGCCTCGATGCCCAGCAGGCCACCCGGGTACGGCGGGGCACCGCGGCGGTGGACCACCTGGCCGGCTTCGTCGGGAGGTCGGACGCCGCCGAGGTGACCGAACGGCTGGGGCTGACCGGGCGGCTGGAGCTGGCCCGCGCCGACCTGGCCCGGCTCTCCTCCCCGGAGTACCGCACCGGCCTGGTGGGCGAGCTCGGCGTGCAGCCGCGGCTGGCCTGAGCCCGGCAGTCGGCGGGGCCCGGGGATCCGGCTGAGGTCGGGCGTCAGGCCGGGGCGGTGACCTGTAGTTCCCAGGGCCGCCCCGGCCGGGCCGGTGGATCCAGTCGGACCTCGAAGGCCGCGGCGAGCTCGGTGGCCAGCGCGGTCGGCGTCCGGGCCGCCGAGCCGTCGTGGCACAGCCGGCGGGCGACCAGGCCGCGGGTGTGTTTGGCGTGGTGGCTCGCCCCGGGCACCAGCACCCGGACCCAGCGTCGCGCCACCGGCCCGGTCGGGTGCCAGGCGGGCAGGTACGTGGTGGAGCGGCAGTCCACCACCAGGCCGGCGCCGGCGGTGGTGGTCAGCTGGTCCGCCAGCCGGTCCCGCCACCAGGGGCCGAGCCGGCCGACCCCGGGCAGGTCGACGTCCATCGCCAGCCGGTAGCCGCCGACCCGGTCGGTCATCCGCAGCGCGCCGTACGCCGCCGACACCACCACCAGCCAGGAGTTCGCCCGGCGCCGGGCCGGGCCGGTCAGGGTCGACAGGTCGAGTGCGTCGTAGAGCACCCCGGTGTAGAGCCGGCCCACCGGGGTGGCGGGGGAGTTCAGCACGGTGGTGTTGCGAGCCACCTCGGCCGCCAGTGAGGCCGGCACCCCGAGCACGTCGAGCGCCTCCGGGGCGGCCGACACCTCCGCCAGCGCCGTCAGCACCGTCCGGCGGGCCGGGGTGAGCCCCGGGAACGACAGCGTCTCCAGTGCCGTCGGGGCGCCGTGGGCCCGCGGGGTCTTGGTCTCCGACGGGGGCAGCAGGATCAGCACCGGCCCAGCATGCCAGCGCTTCGCGGCCGGTCGGCCGGTGTCCCGGGCCGCGGCTAGTCTGGGGCCATGAGCAGCAACCTGCCCGTGCCGTACCGCTACCGGTCGGAGCCCGACAAACCGGTGCCCGACCAGGAGCGCGAGGACCTCACCGCCCGGGTCAACGCGGCGTACACCGACGGCAGGCTGGACGACGACGCCTACCACGCCGCGCTGGACCGGGTGTTCTCCGCCCGGACGCTCGGCGAGCTGGTGCCGGTGGTGGAGGCGGTCGGCGCCGTGCCGACGTACGCCGAGCCGGCGATCGTCGCCTCGACCGCGCCGAACAGGCCCGGCGAGCTCGCCGAGATCAGGGGTCCCGGCCGGGCCGGGCTGCTGGTGCTGGCGATCGGTGGGGGTGCCCTGCTGGTGCTGATCCTGCTGCTGGTGGTCCTGATCGCCCTCTGATCGCCCGCGCCCGGCGCGGCT encodes:
- a CDS encoding TQXA domain-containing protein, whose amino-acid sequence is MSAPALLTTTALLTTDHRPSAPVPTWSGPLDPVHHEVRADAEDLPERLSRYLGGLCSPTIQEIRLADGRRVRTDLVRLNPTIDAYSLDLDGLAPTPVSRYAPSRRADTAVRRTAPELGRIVADSYPVVPLGELSRRVRAAGYPLGRADLREHEAIAATQAALWHITNGADLDVRPRSVPLRLAAGPVDGLRTPLDPTAPSWAGSVSAERPLSVEITFDGRPQVGSYHVGLVGTSGRAPLTLRLERSHDGLRWQPVAGSERTVTPAATRTPAAGRRTDVDTVLGVGATLADGIGQGFPHYRLVVSTPATAPVPVGLESLRFTLTGTPTYVNPEGVVQLYRYLLDRVAVPADGADLPAARTRLVPAGAAAVPPPVPGAVGPFVLVGPGPSHRVTFELPDDPTATVLDVWGRPLTEGIRASELFFVRFTEHPSPEGRLVVHATASHGCAPRVLIGSRTHGGPEEFTPLLHGARAVRRDSWTFRLETLGAVRLPAPSGGPRTGAAARTA
- a CDS encoding ABC transporter substrate-binding protein, whose translation is MKSARLGVVGALAAAAMFLAACGNSAGSGAGAQSSASRTYRIGITQIVSHPSLDASREGFKKALADAGLKVDYDEQNAQGDQATATSIATKFAADKEDLVLAIATPTSQAAAQAITDTPILFTAVTDPVSAQLVKSLDAPGGNVTGTTDLNPVAKQIGLVKQLKPQAKTVGIIYSSGEVNSTVQVKLAREAAAKEGLTVKEAAVSNSSEVQQGAQSLAGVDAIYVPTDNVVVSALESVIQVGESQKIPVIAGEGDSVQRGTVATYGIDYSKLGYQTGQMAVKILTAGAKPATMPVESQSDVQLIINKTAAGRMGVTIPDDLAAQAAQTY
- a CDS encoding thioredoxin family protein is translated as MTGIVILLVALAAATAFGLHRRATDGRSRATDGSRAPHLTRDDLGADLGTARTFVQFSSSVCTPCRRTRTLLESVTAERPDVAYVDLDAESRLDLADRFGVLRTPTVLVLDPDGAVAHRIVGQPRRADVLALLEPSPEPPVGAPTGATVR
- a CDS encoding DUF4395 domain-containing protein — encoded protein: MATTAAQPRTPARIDPRGPRFGAIITSVLLALTLVLGPTWGLIPLAIQTLAFIGGAVFGLSRQPWGWIYKTWVRPRLAPPTELEDEAPPRFAQVVGLVFAVLALIGGLAGVTLLFWIAAAFALIAAFLNAAFDFCLGCEAYLLIQRLRARTPHPSA
- a CDS encoding SufS family cysteine desulfurase, whose translation is MSTSDPIAAVGPVDTAPPISPEVIQGLATKFLAESWGVAPTGASPTGVVPTGVPPLVGSGALPGPDSPPQLVPPAPRGEFLRPAPVEFVSVAPEPLEPEPLEPGPIAPGGLGDVDRLLDPGVLPVSGIGWSDRPYTGTIDPEPAGDAPVYGFLTRPRPADPAVAPEPAGPVPASGPADPFGQPVPALPDRAAGEEIFDVTSLRREFPILAEEVNGRPLIWLDNAATTQKPRVVIDRLVHFYEHENSNIHRAAHTLAARATDAYEEARETVRRFVGAARDEEIVFVRGTTEAINLVAESWGAHNLREGDEILITHLEHHANIVPWQIIARRTGARIRVAPVDDHGDLLLDRFADLLGPRTKLVAVTAVSNALGTVTPVEQLVDLAHRAGARVLVDGAQSAPHLPVDVRTLGADFFVFSGHKVYGPTGIGVLYLSEQVWDETPAWQGGGNMIADVTLERSIYREPPHRYEAGTGNIADAVGLATALRFVERIGLPRIAAWEERLLAHATPRLAAVPGVRIVGTAPHKASVLSFVLAGHDPLAVGRALDAEGIAVRAGHHCAQPILRRLGLEATVRPSFAFYNTLEEADALVAAVRRIAESSPRR
- a CDS encoding family 2A encapsulin nanocompartment shell protein, whose amino-acid sequence is MSEPRTESQALGDLAARQLANATKSVPQLSTITPRWLLHLLSWAPVEAGIYRLNRVVNPERVTVDVGQIDDHQLPNTFVDYETHPREVTLRPISTIVDVQTRVSDLYSSPHDQVAQQLRLTIETIKERQESELINNPEYGLLSQVTPDQRISTRTGAPTPDDLDSLITKVWKSPSFFLTHPAAVAAFGREATFRGVPPVTVSLYGSQFITWRGIPIIPSDKVPLEDGKTSFILVRTGEEQQGVIGLFQPGLVGEQSPGLSVRFTGINRQAIASYLISLYTSLAVLTDDALGVLDNVAVDVFHEYE
- a CDS encoding ABC transporter ATP-binding protein — translated: MTTPQPKLELTNVTKVFYPHTVNERVALKAVSLTLREGDFVTIIGSNGAGKSTLLNVIAGVHRPEAGSIRIDGREVSRFADFQRARYISRVFQDPMAGTSPHMTIEQNLAMALARGRRRGLGRGVSAGKRERFRAELATLELGLEDRLGVRVGMLSGGQRQALSLLMATFSEPEILLLDEHTAALDPQRAALVTRLTGEAVKRHGLTALMVTHNMEQALQLGNRLIMMHEGEVIFEIDAGEKAKATVPDLLNEFGKVRGAAEALSDRTLLG
- a CDS encoding ABC transporter permease subunit; its protein translation is MIVALDLGLIFAVMALGVYISFRILDFADLTVDGSFTSGAATTAALIVAGVDPWLATAAAFVVGLVAGGITGVLHAKGGINPLLAGILTQIALYSINLRIMGRANVPLLRADTIITPLREAKVLGTPVSVAIFLGVAVLLTALLVWLLSTDFGLAMQATGDNQAMIRSLGVNTDGMKIIGLSLSNGLVALCGALIAQYQGFADIGMGIGLIVAGLASVIIGQAIFGQRTVLVAAAAVVVGSVVYRLVIQLALMIGFNPNDMKLISAVLVVIALLLPRWDVVRRIGARRQERLQRLTEPYGPGATTPGDAGQERAR